From one Populus alba chromosome 17, ASM523922v2, whole genome shotgun sequence genomic stretch:
- the LOC118027861 gene encoding transcription factor MYB52: MRTRGHWRPAEDEKLRKLVDQYGPHNWNSIAEKLQGKSGKSCRLRWFNQLDPRINRSPFTEEEEERLLACQQIHGNKWAVIAKQFPGRTDNAVKNHWHIIMARKCRERSRIHAKRAASQALLVNEQTHSFSNQDVMRIVNCEPRNQLAPSFLHKLCESYCDCYHGPFCLNYPYFFHENTSHHEGKPLEFYDFLQVESDSSKSEALDNARRDDVEVDQEASELHQREANFPFFDFLSAGNSN; this comes from the exons ATGAGAACCAGAGGCCATTGGAGGCCGGCTGAAGATGAGAAGCTTCGCAAGTTGGTGGATCAGTATGGTCCTCACAATTGGAACTCCATAGCCGAAAAGCTTCAAGGAAAATCAG GGAAGAGTTGTAGGTTAAGATGGTTTAATCAGTTGGATCCGAGAATCAACAGAAGCCCTTTtacagaagaggaagaagagaggCTTCTTGCTTGTCAGCAGATTCATGGCAATAAATGGGCTGTTATTGCAAAGCAATTTCCTGGTCGCACTGATAATGCTGTGAAGAACCATTGGCATATAATCATGGCAAGAAAATGCAGAGAAAGATCAAGGATTCATGCAAAAAGAGCAGCTTCTCAAGCGTTGTTAGTCAATGAGCAGACTCATTCTTTCTCAAATCAAGACGTGATGAGGATCGTGAATTGTGAGCCAAGGAACCAGCTTGCGCCATCATTTCTCCACAAACTCTGTGAAAGTTATTGCGATTGTTATCATGGTCCCTTCTGTCTCAACTATCCGtattttttccatgaaaatactAGCCATCATGAAG GTAAACCTCTGGAGTTCTATGATTTTCTCCAAGTAGAGTCTGATTCTAGCAAAAGCGAAGCCCTCGACAATGCTAGAAGAGATGATGTTGAGGTAGATCAGGAAGCCAGCGAATTACATCAGAGAGAGGctaattttcctttctttgattttttgtctGCTGGAAACTCTAATTAG